The proteins below come from a single Staphylococcus sp. MI 10-1553 genomic window:
- the racE gene encoding glutamate racemase, translated as MDRPIGVMDSGVGGLTVAKEIMRQLPNETIYYLGDVGRCPYGPRDQEEVKKFTIEMANYLVQYDIKMLVIACNTATAVALEPLQEQLKIPVIGVIEPGARTAIMTTKNQNVLVLGTEGTIKSEAYRTHIKKINPHVDVYGVACPGFVPLVEEMKYKDPTITNIVIHQTLKSWRQTEADTIILGCTHYPLLYQPIFDYFGKTKTVISSGLETAREVSALLTFSHEHAHYTPQPKHRFFANGEVRHMTYIIQEWLKIDAEVERIQLG; from the coding sequence ATGGATAGACCAATTGGAGTTATGGATTCAGGAGTAGGGGGACTCACGGTAGCAAAAGAAATCATGAGACAACTCCCCAATGAAACCATTTATTATTTAGGGGATGTCGGTCGTTGCCCATACGGTCCTCGAGATCAAGAAGAAGTTAAAAAATTTACAATCGAAATGGCCAATTATTTAGTACAGTATGATATAAAAATGCTTGTCATCGCATGTAATACGGCAACAGCTGTCGCATTGGAGCCATTACAAGAACAGTTGAAAATTCCAGTAATCGGCGTCATTGAACCCGGTGCGAGAACAGCGATTATGACGACAAAAAATCAAAATGTCCTCGTACTTGGCACAGAAGGAACGATTAAATCAGAAGCTTATCGCACGCATATTAAAAAAATTAACCCGCATGTCGATGTTTACGGTGTGGCATGTCCAGGATTTGTGCCATTAGTAGAAGAAATGAAGTATAAAGATCCGACGATTACAAATATCGTCATTCATCAAACATTGAAAAGTTGGCGTCAAACAGAAGCGGATACGATTATTTTGGGATGTACACATTATCCGTTACTGTATCAACCAATATTTGATTATTTTGGAAAGACCAAAACCGTTATTTCATCAGGGTTAGAAACAGCGAGAGAAGTAAGTGCGCTCCTCACATTTAGTCATGAACATGCCCATTACACACCGCAACCGAAACATCGCTTTTTTGCGAACGGAGAAGTACGACATATGACTTATATTATTCAAGAGTGGCTCAAAATTGACGCTGAAGTTGAAAGAATTCAGTTAGGATAG
- a CDS encoding XTP/dITP diphosphatase, producing the protein MADIVIASSNQGKINDFKVIFSEDNVIGINEIIEDFDVEETGTTFEENARLKSEAAAKLLNATVIADDSGLEVEALNGEPGVYSARYAGLQKSDAANIEKVLKGLENEENRAARFVCVISMTTAAGETTTFKGTVEGEITLSQIGENGFGYDPIFLIPEHQKTMAQLTAEEKSEISHRRKAIDLLKAYIEGEGK; encoded by the coding sequence ATGGCAGATATCGTCATTGCATCATCGAATCAGGGGAAAATTAATGATTTTAAAGTCATTTTTTCAGAAGACAATGTCATTGGAATCAACGAGATAATTGAAGATTTTGATGTTGAAGAAACAGGCACGACATTTGAAGAAAATGCCCGCTTGAAATCGGAAGCAGCCGCAAAGCTACTTAATGCAACGGTGATTGCTGATGATAGCGGCTTAGAAGTTGAAGCTTTAAATGGTGAACCGGGTGTCTATTCAGCACGTTATGCAGGATTACAAAAAAGTGATGCAGCGAATATTGAAAAAGTGCTTAAAGGATTAGAAAATGAAGAGAATCGTGCAGCCCGCTTTGTTTGTGTAATTAGTATGACGACAGCAGCTGGAGAAACAACAACGTTTAAAGGGACAGTTGAAGGAGAAATCACGTTAAGTCAGATTGGTGAAAATGGTTTTGGTTATGATCCTATTTTCTTAATTCCTGAACATCAAAAAACAATGGCCCAACTAACTGCCGAAGAAAAATCAGAAATCAGTCATCGTCGTAAAGCCATTGATTTATTAAAAGCATATATTGAGGGTGAGGGGAAATGA
- a CDS encoding LSM domain protein — MKLWTYVGKNVRIELTDGQLFIGKATDYDDEMDNESGEDSINLYDGICLYDFNESEIKSIEIID, encoded by the coding sequence ATGAAACTATGGACATATGTCGGGAAAAATGTACGAATAGAATTGACTGATGGTCAACTATTCATCGGTAAAGCTACTGATTATGACGATGAAATGGATAATGAAAGCGGAGAAGATTCTATAAATTTATATGATGGTATATGTTTATATGATTTTAATGAAAGCGAAATAAAATCGATTGAAATTATAGATTAG
- a CDS encoding DUF4355 domain-containing protein, with the protein MKEQWFKLKLQFFNDAGTEENTETDNTVENSDSTEETKDTEQLTEVQLKLVNDRVNEEMARRTKEMRQQIQDELAEKQKEADKLRKMNAEQKHQYELEKAEKERDAYKQQLESYKMRQEAMAMFSEAGMQAPESLLNMVVQDTAEATKEAVDSFVSMVNQEVQRQLESKATQSHVVGNHVTTPKLETDEAWKTFLN; encoded by the coding sequence ATGAAAGAACAATGGTTCAAGTTGAAGTTACAATTTTTTAATGATGCGGGTACTGAAGAAAATACGGAAACAGATAATACTGTAGAAAATAGCGATTCGACTGAGGAAACGAAAGATACGGAACAGTTGACTGAAGTGCAACTTAAGTTAGTGAATGATCGTGTGAATGAAGAAATGGCACGTCGTACAAAAGAGATGCGTCAACAGATTCAAGATGAGTTAGCTGAGAAGCAAAAAGAAGCTGATAAATTGCGTAAGATGAACGCCGAACAAAAGCATCAATACGAGCTTGAAAAGGCTGAAAAAGAACGTGATGCATATAAGCAACAACTTGAGTCATACAAGATGCGTCAAGAAGCGATGGCGATGTTTAGTGAGGCAGGCATGCAAGCCCCTGAATCTTTATTGAATATGGTCGTTCAAGATACAGCTGAAGCAACAAAAGAAGCTGTAGATAGCTTTGTTTCGATGGTGAATCAAGAAGTACAGCGTCAGTTAGAAAGTAAAGCGACACAAAGCCATGTTGTTGGGAATCATGTGACGACACCGAAGCTTGAAACTGATGAAGCGTGGAAAACATTTTTAAATTAA
- a CDS encoding beta-class phenol-soluble modulin — protein MTELFDAIKNTIEAGINHDWVTLGTSIADIVANGINVISGFFG, from the coding sequence ATGACAGAATTATTCGACGCAATTAAAAACACAATCGAGGCAGGTATTAACCATGATTGGGTGACATTAGGTACAAGCATTGCTGACATCGTAGCAAATGGTATTAATGTAATTAGTGGCTTCTTTGGTTAA
- a CDS encoding VOC family protein, protein MTKLYPYIAFENTKEALEYYEEVFGATEINRLPVTKEQASHFGLSQEDATDATMHAEFTIASTQMFASDSFGKAATINGAISLMLDYDVNVAEDAQEIEALYDRVKDHDSITVEMPLEEQFWGGKMGVFTDRYGIRWMIHGQDTTAQ, encoded by the coding sequence ATGACAAAATTATATCCATATATAGCGTTTGAAAATACAAAAGAAGCGTTAGAATATTATGAGGAAGTTTTCGGAGCGACTGAAATTAATCGTTTGCCAGTAACAAAAGAACAAGCGAGTCATTTTGGTCTTTCACAAGAGGATGCAACTGATGCGACGATGCATGCGGAATTCACTATTGCATCAACTCAAATGTTTGCGTCTGATTCATTTGGCAAAGCGGCGACAATTAACGGTGCGATTTCACTTATGTTAGACTATGATGTCAATGTTGCGGAAGATGCACAAGAAATTGAAGCGTTGTATGACCGCGTAAAAGATCATGACAGTATTACAGTAGAAATGCCTTTAGAAGAACAGTTCTGGGGCGGGAAAATGGGTGTATTTACTGATCGATACGGTATTCGTTGGATGATTCATGGTCAAGATACAACAGCACAGTGA
- a CDS encoding type II toxin-antitoxin system HicA family toxin yields the protein MSLSKEVIKKIEQGGWYLVRVVGSHHHFKHPTRKGKVTVPHPKKDLPRGTECSILKQAGLL from the coding sequence ATGAGCTTATCAAAAGAAGTTATTAAGAAAATTGAGCAAGGCGGATGGTATCTTGTAAGAGTGGTTGGTAGTCATCATCACTTTAAGCATCCAACGCGTAAAGGCAAAGTCACTGTTCCACATCCAAAGAAAGATTTACCTCGTGGAACAGAATGCTCAATCTTAAAGCAAGCAGGACTATTATAG
- a CDS encoding XRE family transcriptional regulator → MRNEIIKLLDSNISAYKISKDTGVNEATIKQLRLGKSKLDRLGLLNAEKLYNYQKQLEKDNG, encoded by the coding sequence ATGAGGAACGAAATCATAAAACTACTTGATTCTAATATTAGTGCATACAAAATTAGTAAAGACACAGGCGTGAATGAAGCGACTATTAAACAATTAAGATTAGGGAAGTCTAAATTAGATAGGTTAGGTTTGTTGAACGCCGAAAAACTATACAATTATCAAAAACAACTCGAAAAAGATAACGGATAA
- a CDS encoding epsilon family phenol-soluble modulin: protein MFIIDLIKKVIEFLKGLFGNK, encoded by the coding sequence ATGTTTATCATCGACTTAATTAAAAAAGTTATCGAATTCTTGAAAGGTTTATTCGGTAACAAATAA
- a CDS encoding terminase small subunit: MKLTEKQQMFVDEYIIDLNATQAAIRAGYSEKCARQVGNANMSKVYMQQAIQARLAEKKDNLVMKQDEILERLTRLGRREEPDYQVVIVETPVFDNNNRVLGVEKKPQIVEVPTQNKDVIKALELLGKRYMMWNGKQSETQESKLETLIKQNRQVIDDE, translated from the coding sequence ATGAAATTGACAGAAAAGCAACAGATGTTTGTAGATGAATACATTATAGATTTAAATGCGACACAAGCAGCTATACGTGCAGGTTATAGCGAGAAGTGCGCGAGGCAGGTTGGGAATGCAAATATGTCAAAAGTGTACATGCAACAAGCGATTCAAGCGAGGTTAGCTGAAAAGAAAGACAATCTCGTTATGAAACAGGATGAAATACTTGAGAGATTAACGAGACTTGGGAGGCGTGAGGAGCCAGATTATCAAGTTGTGATTGTTGAGACACCTGTATTCGACAACAATAATAGGGTGCTAGGCGTTGAAAAGAAACCTCAAATCGTTGAAGTACCAACACAAAATAAAGATGTAATTAAAGCACTGGAACTGTTAGGTAAGCGTTATATGATGTGGAATGGCAAACAATCAGAAACGCAAGAATCAAAACTCGAAACGTTGATTAAACAGAACAGGCAAGTGATTGACGATGAATAA
- a CDS encoding transcriptional regulator — MSLRKSTVNYLESELHNYPYIDKDINRVREEVLHPWSPGDENIGGGRSGENLCVTEIKATRVVNDRRLAQLTRLKVSIEVVYNMTTDEGCKLMDLYYFAKPRKLNLTGVADTLHISKTVAYDLRKGILSMLADELGIIH; from the coding sequence ATGTCTTTAAGAAAGTCAACTGTTAATTATTTAGAAAGTGAATTGCATAATTATCCCTATATCGACAAAGACATTAATAGAGTTAGAGAGGAAGTGCTACATCCCTGGTCTCCGGGAGATGAAAATATAGGTGGTGGACGTTCTGGAGAGAATTTATGCGTAACAGAAATAAAAGCGACACGCGTTGTAAATGATAGACGTTTAGCACAGTTGACTAGATTAAAAGTATCTATAGAGGTTGTATATAACATGACTACTGATGAAGGGTGCAAGTTAATGGATTTATATTATTTTGCGAAGCCTAGAAAACTTAATTTAACAGGGGTCGCTGATACTTTACACATTAGTAAAACCGTTGCGTATGACTTACGTAAAGGTATATTGTCGATGTTAGCTGATGAATTAGGGATTATTCATTGA
- a CDS encoding alpha-1/alpha-2 family phenol-soluble modulin, whose protein sequence is MMWADIILGIVKLIKGLIDTFKK, encoded by the coding sequence ATGATGTGGGCAGATATCATTTTAGGCATTGTTAAATTGATTAAAGGGTTAATCGATACATTCAAAAAATAA
- a CDS encoding type II toxin-antitoxin system HicB family antitoxin yields the protein MKYHFYAVLQREDNDYNVYFPDLPGAITFGNDIEDAVFMAQDALEGHLLVMEDDGDEIPKPSEYKELVNDLEANEQLQLVTVDTKLVRIKEENKTVNKMVTLPQYMVVLGKEKGVNFSQTLQRALKEELNI from the coding sequence ATGAAGTATCATTTCTATGCAGTATTACAACGAGAAGATAACGACTATAACGTATACTTTCCGGATTTACCAGGCGCGATAACGTTTGGTAATGATATTGAAGATGCTGTATTTATGGCACAGGATGCATTAGAGGGTCATTTACTGGTAATGGAAGATGATGGTGATGAGATACCTAAACCATCTGAGTATAAGGAACTTGTCAATGATCTAGAGGCTAATGAGCAATTACAATTAGTGACTGTCGATACTAAACTTGTTAGGATTAAAGAAGAGAATAAGACAGTGAATAAGATGGTGACATTGCCACAGTATATGGTTGTGTTAGGTAAAGAAAAAGGCGTTAACTTTAGTCAGACCTTACAGAGAGCATTAAAAGAAGAATTGAATATTTAA
- a CDS encoding TrkH family potassium uptake protein encodes MYSKRQPILFYLILFLSTTFIGSLLLYLPWTGQKPISFIDAMYVATSAFTVTGLTTVDITEQFNVLGHTVIMLLIQIGGMGIVAVSLLALMISQKKITFQNNQLFKLELNIDETINVVDFAKFIFIFTIVFEALGAMILATVFVPEYGWSKGMFISVFTSISALNNAGFSLFSDNLVSYASDPVVNLMIAILIIVGGIGYIVLFDLMTTRHLKRLHVHTKVTLFVTIILIVVGTLGFLLLEHRHALKGMSFPQQILVSFFQSVSTRTAGFNTIDFSHLAPGTLMLTMILMFIGAGPISAAGGIKVTTFTLVLLYVITSLKGHRYTQVFRRSIDQKQTQKAVAITLTAMMFIIFIIFWFAVAQPNLQFEAIAFEVISAFGTVGLSTGISAEYDTFAKALIIITMIAGKIGVLTLLGVLHNRTRETFHYAKSHLYL; translated from the coding sequence ATGTATAGTAAAAGACAACCTATCTTGTTTTATCTTATTTTATTTTTAAGCACTACTTTCATTGGTAGTCTTCTTCTTTACTTACCTTGGACCGGTCAGAAGCCGATTTCTTTTATCGATGCCATGTATGTAGCGACGAGTGCTTTTACAGTGACCGGCCTGACAACCGTGGATATTACAGAACAGTTTAATGTTTTAGGTCATACTGTCATCATGCTTCTCATTCAAATTGGCGGTATGGGGATAGTCGCCGTGTCTTTATTAGCACTGATGATTTCGCAAAAGAAAATTACTTTTCAAAACAATCAACTCTTCAAATTAGAACTTAACATCGACGAGACAATCAATGTCGTTGATTTCGCAAAATTTATTTTCATTTTTACGATTGTATTTGAAGCGCTAGGTGCCATGATACTCGCAACGGTATTCGTGCCTGAGTATGGGTGGTCTAAAGGCATGTTCATTAGTGTCTTTACTTCCATTTCAGCACTGAATAATGCTGGCTTTTCTTTATTTAGTGACAATTTAGTTTCATATGCAAGTGATCCCGTAGTCAATTTGATGATCGCTATATTAATTATTGTGGGTGGTATAGGCTATATCGTGTTATTCGACCTTATGACAACGCGCCATTTAAAGCGTCTTCACGTTCATACGAAAGTCACATTGTTTGTCACAATTATTTTAATCGTTGTAGGGACACTCGGCTTTTTATTATTAGAACATCGTCACGCATTAAAAGGGATGTCATTTCCGCAACAAATATTAGTCTCATTTTTCCAATCCGTCAGTACACGTACAGCCGGTTTTAACACGATAGACTTTTCTCATCTCGCACCCGGCACGCTCATGTTGACCATGATTTTAATGTTTATTGGTGCCGGCCCGATTAGTGCAGCCGGCGGGATTAAAGTCACAACATTTACACTTGTACTCCTATACGTAATCACATCATTGAAAGGTCACCGCTATACACAAGTCTTTCGTCGTTCGATTGATCAAAAACAAACACAAAAAGCTGTTGCGATTACATTAACAGCAATGATGTTCATTATATTTATTATATTTTGGTTTGCAGTGGCGCAACCGAACTTACAATTTGAGGCGATCGCTTTCGAAGTCATTTCCGCGTTTGGGACAGTGGGCTTATCAACAGGCATTTCTGCAGAATACGATACCTTTGCAAAAGCACTCATTATTATTACGATGATTGCCGGTAAAATAGGTGTTCTTACATTATTAGGTGTCTTACACAATCGTACAAGAGAAACTTTTCATTACGCGAAAAGTCATTTATATTTATAA
- a CDS encoding polymorphic toxin type 50 domain-containing protein: protein MSSLNDYWLERAKQFIQSETLEDAAKVAEIERIVAMMFADIYKNLLAYYGKLATAEGIDWREAKKIVDAFDIEMFQMQAKAYVENKDFSEKANEELKRYNTTMYVNREQLLKHELGLIVTKAYAEQEKVVNHHLQDSVTRTLKHQAGILGADVHVKQSDVEAIVYSNFGKLNWSERLWNNQDELRKDVERMASHVMLRGRHPYEFVPEIRKKQKQTVANTKRLLITEAARVQTEAQKMHYLETMGDDAEYEFVAKRDEKTSKICRHYDKKVFKVKDMVPGVNAPPMHPHCRSTTVPHVGNWRDKFFKDRQGKYRLRGDEETKQLLAKKEMTDALDSGKIKVELNVDKQNRHQLGHQLYEAYKKKNLQKGLPIPSYTILDNDELNALIIQKAGKGYLLVDKKGKWLNKEVIDFDKTVGKVYTDGRFIETKWGKVHYSKTGSHVVPKKEENK, encoded by the coding sequence ATGTCGAGCTTGAATGATTATTGGTTAGAACGCGCGAAGCAGTTCATCCAGTCTGAAACATTAGAAGATGCTGCAAAGGTGGCTGAAATTGAGCGCATTGTGGCGATGATGTTTGCGGATATCTACAAAAACTTGTTGGCCTATTATGGGAAGCTCGCGACAGCTGAAGGGATTGACTGGCGAGAAGCGAAAAAGATAGTGGATGCGTTCGATATTGAAATGTTTCAAATGCAAGCGAAAGCCTATGTGGAGAATAAAGACTTTAGTGAAAAAGCGAATGAAGAGCTGAAGCGTTATAACACGACCATGTATGTGAATCGTGAGCAGTTGTTAAAACATGAGCTCGGTTTAATTGTAACGAAAGCCTATGCGGAACAAGAGAAAGTGGTGAATCATCACTTACAAGATAGCGTGACACGTACATTGAAACATCAAGCAGGTATTTTAGGTGCGGATGTGCATGTAAAGCAGTCAGATGTTGAAGCGATTGTGTATTCTAACTTTGGCAAGCTGAATTGGTCTGAGCGACTTTGGAATAATCAAGATGAACTCAGAAAAGATGTTGAGCGGATGGCAAGCCATGTGATGTTACGTGGGCGTCATCCGTATGAGTTTGTGCCGGAGATACGTAAGAAGCAGAAGCAGACAGTCGCTAATACAAAAAGGCTATTGATTACCGAAGCTGCACGTGTCCAAACGGAAGCACAGAAAATGCACTATTTAGAAACGATGGGCGACGATGCGGAATATGAGTTTGTGGCGAAACGTGATGAAAAGACGTCTAAAATCTGTCGTCATTATGATAAAAAAGTGTTTAAAGTGAAAGACATGGTGCCTGGTGTTAATGCCCCGCCGATGCATCCCCATTGTCGAAGCACGACGGTACCACATGTAGGAAACTGGCGTGATAAGTTCTTCAAGGATAGACAAGGGAAGTATCGATTGAGGGGTGACGAGGAAACGAAGCAACTTTTAGCTAAAAAAGAAATGACGGATGCTCTGGATAGTGGTAAAATAAAAGTTGAATTAAATGTTGATAAACAGAACCGACACCAATTAGGTCATCAATTGTATGAAGCCTATAAGAAAAAGAATTTACAAAAAGGGCTTCCAATACCAAGTTATACAATATTAGACAATGATGAACTCAATGCATTAATAATTCAAAAAGCTGGTAAGGGCTATTTACTAGTTGATAAAAAAGGGAAATGGCTAAATAAAGAAGTCATCGATTTTGATAAAACTGTCGGGAAAGTATACACTGATGGCCGGTTTATAGAAACGAAATGGGGGAAGGTGCACTACTCAAAAACGGGTAGCCATGTTGTCCCTAAAAAGGAGGAGAATAAGTAA
- a CDS encoding YfcE family phosphodiesterase, with the protein MKKLIVLSDNHSETGILYDVYQQHEDADAFFHLGDSEFKYNDTELSLFQRVKGNMDFYPEFPDNKVVSVGNYRIFFTHGHLYGVNSSRQQLAQAAIAHEAVIALYGHTHVAKYEQIHGVHVINPGSISQSRSDIEETYAEIVLDGMVSFVNFRNRNHEIIDTVTFQTET; encoded by the coding sequence ATGAAGAAACTTATCGTACTGAGTGACAATCATTCAGAAACCGGCATTTTATATGATGTGTATCAACAACATGAAGACGCTGATGCATTTTTCCATTTAGGTGATTCAGAATTTAAATATAATGATACAGAGTTAAGTCTATTTCAACGTGTAAAAGGGAATATGGACTTTTATCCTGAATTTCCTGACAATAAAGTCGTATCAGTTGGCAATTATCGTATATTTTTCACACATGGGCATCTTTATGGGGTAAACAGTTCACGTCAACAACTTGCACAGGCCGCGATTGCGCATGAGGCGGTCATTGCATTGTATGGCCATACACATGTCGCAAAATATGAACAAATTCACGGCGTGCATGTCATCAATCCAGGGAGTATTTCACAATCACGGAGCGACATTGAAGAAACGTATGCTGAAATCGTATTAGATGGTATGGTCAGTTTTGTGAACTTCCGCAATCGTAACCATGAGATCATTGACACAGTGACATTTCAAACTGAAACATAA
- a CDS encoding phage portal protein produces the protein MRFKPDSNLIFTCKDVDDLLAKNGEKLLTFFNLHRDQQRPRLQELLDYYLTNNKGINQRPGRDEPYADYRIAHAFVKNGTDFIRGYIGGNEITFRDEQYADEIQHINDINDAHVVNVEILEDCIIYGRAYEIVYRNTDNQDIFKRLDPKNVFVIYSNDIEVEPIAAVRYRSEKTNGKDVTLIDFYTADYRAYFYVDDNRLRERADMPQELNMHHMLQIHEYNANRFRQGVFENVLDLIDAYDYAESDTANYMTDLNDAMLKIEGHLDLDIEEARKMRKSRIILAKTKPDASGRIGNANVDYIYKQYDVAGVEAYKKRIQKDIHKFTNTPDLSDEHFGGVQSGEAMKYKLFGLEQLRSTIERQLTKGFKRRFAIIQSVRNHLNDHVDFTNMRIEFKPNIPQSLAEYADIFIKLGGRVSQETLLSWLPNIENPKEELEKVKQEEQESSSANDYQDAMKEDMNDVELE, from the coding sequence ATGCGGTTTAAACCTGACAGTAATTTAATATTTACGTGTAAAGACGTTGATGATTTGTTAGCCAAAAATGGTGAAAAATTGTTAACGTTTTTTAATTTACATCGAGATCAGCAACGTCCTCGATTACAAGAGCTGCTCGATTATTATTTGACGAATAATAAGGGAATCAATCAACGTCCGGGACGTGATGAACCATACGCGGATTATCGTATTGCACACGCGTTTGTGAAGAATGGTACGGACTTTATTCGCGGTTATATCGGTGGGAATGAAATTACATTCCGCGATGAGCAATATGCTGATGAGATTCAACACATTAATGACATTAACGATGCACATGTTGTTAACGTTGAGATTTTAGAAGACTGTATTATTTATGGACGCGCTTATGAGATTGTATATCGTAATACGGACAATCAAGACATCTTTAAGCGTTTAGATCCAAAAAATGTGTTTGTGATTTACAGTAATGACATTGAAGTTGAGCCGATTGCAGCTGTGCGTTATCGTTCAGAAAAGACAAACGGTAAAGATGTGACGTTGATTGATTTCTATACCGCTGATTATCGTGCTTATTTTTATGTAGATGATAACCGTTTAAGAGAACGTGCAGACATGCCACAAGAGCTGAATATGCATCATATGTTACAGATTCACGAATATAATGCGAATCGGTTCAGACAAGGTGTGTTTGAAAATGTACTCGATTTAATCGATGCATATGATTACGCAGAGTCTGATACAGCGAATTATATGACCGATTTGAACGATGCGATGCTAAAAATTGAGGGGCATTTAGACTTAGATATTGAAGAGGCTAGAAAAATGCGTAAGTCCCGTATTATTTTAGCTAAAACAAAACCTGATGCATCCGGCCGTATCGGTAATGCGAATGTCGATTATATTTATAAGCAGTATGACGTTGCTGGCGTTGAAGCATACAAGAAGCGTATTCAAAAAGACATCCACAAGTTTACGAATACGCCTGATTTATCCGATGAACATTTCGGTGGGGTGCAGTCGGGTGAGGCAATGAAATATAAGTTATTCGGACTTGAACAGTTACGCTCAACAATTGAAAGGCAGTTGACGAAAGGCTTTAAACGTCGGTTTGCGATTATTCAAAGTGTGCGGAATCACTTGAATGATCATGTCGATTTTACGAATATGCGTATTGAGTTTAAGCCTAACATCCCGCAATCCTTAGCAGAATATGCAGACATCTTTATTAAGCTTGGCGGTCGTGTCAGTCAAGAAACGTTATTGTCTTGGCTTCCGAATATTGAAAATCCTAAAGAAGAACTTGAAAAAGTGAAACAGGAAGAACAAGAAAGCTCAAGTGCAAATGACTATCAAGACGCGATGAAAGAAGACATGAACGATGTCGAGCTTGAATGA
- a CDS encoding DUF4355 domain-containing protein — MKEQWLKLSLQFFNDAGTEEATSDENTETEAAEATQEAEELSEAQLKLVNDRVNEEMQRRTKEMRQQIQDELAEKQKEADKLRKMNAEQKHQYELEKAEKERDEYKQQLESYKMRQEAMAMFSEAGMQAPESLLNMVVQDTAEATKEAVDSFVSMVNQEVQRQLESKATQSRVVGNHVEAPKTDEAWKTFLN, encoded by the coding sequence ATGAAAGAACAATGGTTAAAGTTAAGCTTACAATTTTTTAATGATGCGGGTACTGAAGAGGCGACAAGTGATGAGAATACCGAAACTGAAGCAGCTGAAGCGACACAAGAAGCTGAAGAACTGTCTGAAGCGCAACTTAAGTTAGTGAATGATCGTGTGAATGAAGAGATGCAACGACGTACGAAAGAGATGCGTCAACAGATTCAAGATGAGTTAGCTGAGAAGCAAAAAGAAGCTGATAAGTTGCGTAAGATGAACGCCGAACAAAAGCATCAATACGAGCTTGAAAAGGCTGAAAAAGAACGTGATGAGTATAAGCAACAACTCGAGTCATACAAGATGCGTCAAGAAGCGATGGCGATGTTCAGTGAGGCAGGCATGCAAGCCCCTGAATCTTTATTGAATATGGTCGTTCAAGATACAGCTGAAGCAACAAAAGAAGCTGTAGATAGCTTTGTTTCGATGGTGAATCAAGAAGTACAGCGTCAGTTAGAAAGTAAGGCGACACAAAGCCGTGTTGTTGGAAATCATGTTGAAGCGCCTAAAACAGATGAAGCTTGGAAAACATTTTTAAATTAA
- the rinB gene encoding transcriptional activator RinB: protein MLNKMLKILFYIAMYELGKYMTEQILIKCISNNDVEALKDFTQNDHIHLNNFKAEVSD, encoded by the coding sequence ATGCTGAATAAAATGTTAAAAATATTGTTCTATATCGCAATGTACGAGTTAGGCAAATATATGACTGAACAAATATTAATTAAATGCATATCTAATAATGACGTCGAAGCACTCAAAGACTTTACACAAAATGATCACATCCATTTAAACAACTTTAAAGCAGAGGTGTCGGATTGA